One genomic segment of Nitrosopumilus sp. includes these proteins:
- a CDS encoding DUF6659 family protein gives MSNSDAFLQLYGEKCNELLKESEIRFAGIVDNAGQLIAGGFKEGLVPYEHDETKLQSFLEFVSKASIRKEFDESLGPINYLAARRDKAVLVSFPFPITKILLLISAEPTVNIESLAKKVVEIFTDVN, from the coding sequence ATGTCAAACTCTGATGCATTTCTTCAATTATATGGAGAAAAGTGCAATGAACTTCTTAAAGAATCTGAGATCCGATTTGCTGGGATTGTTGATAATGCTGGTCAGTTAATAGCAGGTGGCTTCAAGGAAGGTCTTGTTCCATATGAGCATGATGAGACTAAACTACAGTCTTTTCTGGAATTTGTTTCAAAGGCATCCATAAGAAAGGAGTTTGATGAAAGTCTGGGTCCTATAAATTATTTAGCTGCAAGACGTGACAAGGCTGTTTTAGTGAGTTTCCCATTTCCTATCACAAAAATTCTATTACTAATATCAGCTGAACCTACTGTAAATATTGAAAGTCTTGCAAAAAAAGTTGTAGAAATTTTTACTGATGTTAACTAA
- a CDS encoding poly(R)-hydroxyalkanoic acid synthase subunit PhaE: MSSKPQALASIGPMRAFAANSKKVSTELIEINESLLEFNKYLTEYYKQLAETWGVAQKKVNLKSPEVPQDVEQIEAFKRIWIDIFDNDFTELFDSEKFGENYGKLVSKELELTKHWNNITNVILQSVNLPSKEEIDEVYKEMHSLKKRVAKLELELKKKESKNNAK; the protein is encoded by the coding sequence ATGTCTAGTAAACCACAAGCTTTAGCTTCAATTGGGCCAATGAGAGCATTTGCAGCAAATTCAAAAAAAGTATCTACAGAATTAATCGAGATTAATGAAAGCCTATTAGAATTTAACAAATATCTTACAGAGTATTACAAACAGCTTGCAGAAACATGGGGGGTTGCTCAAAAAAAAGTGAATCTGAAATCACCCGAAGTTCCTCAAGATGTAGAACAAATAGAAGCTTTCAAGAGGATATGGATAGATATTTTCGATAATGACTTTACAGAATTATTTGACTCCGAAAAGTTTGGAGAAAATTATGGCAAATTAGTATCAAAAGAGTTAGAACTTACAAAGCATTGGAACAACATCACAAATGTAATTTTGCAATCAGTTAATCTCCCTAGCAAAGAAGAAATAGATGAAGTTTACAAAGAAATGCATTCTCTTAAAAAACGAGTAGCAAAACTTGAATTAGAATTAAAGAAAAAGGAATCAAAGAACAATGCAAAGTGA
- a CDS encoding universal stress protein: protein MIKKKISKILVPLDGSKNSLRGLEMAISLARNCGATLTGVYSLYAPPHSEFKGVGSVEKALNTEVKKFMDEAKTLSAQNGIVFNQKIMSGEIGYNIIKLAHGKDNFDMIVIGSRGRSATKEMFFGSVSNYVIHTSKIPVVIVK, encoded by the coding sequence GTGATCAAAAAGAAAATTTCAAAAATTTTGGTTCCTTTAGATGGATCTAAGAATTCCCTTAGAGGTTTAGAGATGGCAATTTCATTAGCTAGGAATTGTGGAGCAACACTTACTGGAGTTTACTCACTTTACGCACCACCACATTCAGAGTTTAAAGGAGTAGGCTCTGTAGAAAAGGCACTCAACACAGAGGTAAAAAAATTCATGGATGAAGCAAAAACTTTGTCTGCACAAAATGGGATAGTTTTTAATCAAAAAATCATGAGTGGGGAAATTGGATATAACATTATTAAACTTGCACATGGAAAAGATAATTTTGATATGATAGTTATAGGCTCAAGAGGAAGAAGTGCCACCAAAGAGATGTTCTTTGGAAGTGTATCAAATTATGTCATACACACATCAAAAATCCCAGTAGTTATTGTAAAATAA
- the phaC gene encoding class III poly(R)-hydroxyalkanoic acid synthase subunit PhaC, with protein sequence MQSESKIDPKIIEEILKFSKNVINAPKLVAAPDEITLEVTPHDVVQKMDKTRLLHYRPLTETQHKTPLLISYALINRYHILDIQPEKSWVRNLLQQGFDVYMLDWGTPTSMDKYLDFDDYVNGYLDTYVEHIKNESSVEKISLQGYCTGATIATAYASLHPESVKNYIATAPVIDGWRDTTVISNLAKHMDVDKMVEIIGNMPPEFMYYCFSVLKPFEQGIEKYVNFFKNIDNKKFVDNFLRVEKWLGDTPPIPGELFRQWIKDIYQDNLLIQNKMHIEGKLVNLKNINMPMFTQVAVGDHLVSPECSMPLHYAIGSEDKTLRMYPTGHVGMIASSLSQKKVLPELGQWLSERS encoded by the coding sequence ATGCAAAGTGAATCAAAAATCGACCCTAAGATAATCGAAGAGATTTTAAAATTTAGTAAAAATGTTATCAATGCTCCAAAATTAGTTGCAGCCCCTGACGAAATTACTTTAGAAGTTACACCACATGACGTTGTACAAAAAATGGATAAAACAAGATTGTTACATTATAGACCTCTAACTGAAACACAACACAAAACTCCCCTACTGATTTCATATGCGTTAATTAATAGATATCATATTCTTGATATCCAACCAGAAAAAAGTTGGGTTAGAAATCTTCTTCAACAAGGATTTGATGTATACATGTTAGATTGGGGAACGCCAACAAGTATGGACAAATACCTTGATTTTGATGATTATGTAAATGGATACTTGGATACTTATGTTGAACACATCAAAAACGAATCATCTGTAGAAAAAATTTCATTGCAAGGTTACTGTACTGGTGCAACTATTGCAACTGCTTATGCATCATTGCATCCAGAGAGCGTAAAAAACTATATTGCAACAGCCCCTGTAATTGATGGTTGGCGAGATACCACAGTAATCAGTAATCTTGCAAAACATATGGATGTAGATAAAATGGTGGAAATCATTGGAAATATGCCTCCCGAATTCATGTATTATTGTTTTTCAGTGCTAAAACCATTTGAACAGGGAATTGAAAAATATGTGAATTTTTTCAAAAACATAGATAATAAAAAATTCGTAGATAATTTTTTGAGAGTTGAAAAATGGTTAGGAGATACACCTCCAATTCCAGGAGAGCTTTTTAGACAATGGATCAAGGACATCTATCAAGATAATTTACTAATTCAAAATAAGATGCATATTGAAGGAAAACTTGTGAATCTTAAAAATATCAACATGCCAATGTTTACTCAAGTTGCAGTTGGAGATCACCTAGTTTCCCCTGAATGCAGTATGCCTCTACATTATGCAATTGGGAGTGAAGATAAAACATTGAGAATGTATCCTACGGGTCATGTAGGAATGATTGCCAGTTCATTATCACAAAAGAAGGTACTGCCTGAGCTTGGACAATGGTTATCGGAAAGATCATAA
- a CDS encoding M57 family metalloprotease, whose amino-acid sequence MRIKYLIAIVMLSSIIIEANAQSEENPEQMFNQANNLFVKGEYKTAISIYDQILKIAPNNISTLKMKGIALSNLEEHDRSLKQFFKVLQYKPKDITALTGMGVGFGNLGEYQESIKYFEIASKEKPDSIVINNYKEIVQKVINKFPYTPTKKPIGLESTKVISIPDWVKTISKWWSDDSIKDDEFISALLYLIENNIVQVPTTENTSNNDEKIPDWVKNNAGWWADGTIEDAEFVSGIQYMIKNGFITISFKESKQKSQEQLDNEFYLFERYLRDIVNNISKEKRYIEYPNPSKDVIKKFLRDYVKWNFEEEVKKASENFPNPTYEIVDDIYIIYYKVYINEQPTGLPLDHVSTLENSFVFWEKQELNSNNQKAKIVFEMTEKKHEANVWVTWVVRNIGEGVLGHAHLGKGVVEVTLGDYNCDGSFQLYDVKSVETIMTHELGHSIGLTHTDEKNNIMYPSYTPSYAFCLLS is encoded by the coding sequence ATGAGAATAAAATATCTAATTGCCATAGTGATGTTAAGTTCTATAATCATTGAGGCAAATGCTCAAAGTGAAGAAAACCCAGAACAAATGTTCAATCAAGCAAATAATCTATTTGTTAAAGGTGAATACAAAACAGCTATTTCAATTTATGATCAAATTTTAAAAATTGCACCTAATAATATTTCTACGTTAAAAATGAAGGGAATTGCTCTAAGCAATCTTGAAGAGCATGATAGATCCTTAAAACAATTTTTCAAAGTTCTCCAATACAAACCAAAAGATATTACTGCATTAACTGGAATGGGTGTAGGATTTGGTAATTTAGGCGAATATCAAGAATCAATAAAATATTTTGAAATTGCATCAAAAGAAAAACCAGACAGCATAGTAATTAACAACTATAAAGAAATTGTTCAAAAAGTAATTAACAAGTTTCCATATACGCCTACCAAGAAACCAATTGGGTTAGAGAGTACAAAAGTTATTTCAATTCCTGATTGGGTAAAAACAATTTCAAAATGGTGGTCTGATGATTCAATAAAGGATGATGAATTTATCTCAGCGCTACTATACCTCATTGAAAATAATATAGTTCAAGTTCCCACCACAGAAAATACAAGTAACAATGATGAAAAGATTCCGGATTGGGTAAAAAATAATGCTGGCTGGTGGGCAGATGGGACTATAGAGGATGCAGAATTTGTTTCAGGCATACAATACATGATAAAAAATGGATTCATTACAATTAGTTTTAAAGAATCTAAACAAAAATCACAAGAACAATTAGATAATGAGTTTTACTTGTTTGAAAGATATCTTAGAGATATTGTAAATAATATTTCTAAAGAGAAGAGATACATAGAATATCCCAATCCAAGCAAAGACGTAATTAAAAAATTTCTAAGAGATTATGTTAAATGGAATTTTGAAGAAGAGGTAAAGAAAGCATCAGAGAACTTTCCAAATCCAACATACGAAATTGTTGATGATATCTACATAATTTACTATAAAGTATACATCAATGAACAACCAACGGGACTTCCATTGGATCATGTAAGTACATTAGAGAATTCATTTGTATTTTGGGAGAAACAGGAATTAAATTCAAACAACCAAAAAGCAAAGATAGTTTTCGAGATGACTGAGAAAAAACACGAAGCCAATGTGTGGGTTACATGGGTAGTTCGCAATATTGGAGAGGGTGTTTTAGGTCATGCTCATCTTGGAAAAGGAGTTGTAGAAGTTACACTTGGCGATTATAATTGTGATGGCAGTTTTCAATTATACGATGTCAAGAGTGTTGAGACAATTATGACTCATGAGTTAGGACATTCAATTGGTTTAACACATACAGATGAAAAAAACAACATCATGTATCCATCATACACACCATCTTATGCATTTTGTTTACTAAGCTAG
- a CDS encoding alpha/beta hydrolase, whose translation MEEKFLQIEENKIRYLESGDSGNTLVLIHGLGASAERWEKVIPLFSKKYRVIVPDIIGFGYSDKPLVDYTPDFFAEFLEKFFIESGIKRPNLIGSSLGGQIAAEYTSSHSDNIEKLILVSPAGIMKQSTPALDAYIMAALYPNEQSAKNAFEMMEASGESPDDALVNAFVERMRLPNAKLAFMSTLLGLKNSESLTSKLSSISVPTLIIWGSDDPVIPINYSDDFISAIKDCRFFRMDGCGHTPYVQDPNTFASKVLEFLDSP comes from the coding sequence GTGGAGGAAAAATTTCTTCAGATCGAAGAAAATAAGATACGATATCTTGAATCAGGTGACTCTGGGAACACCTTAGTGTTAATTCATGGGTTAGGCGCTTCTGCTGAAAGATGGGAAAAAGTTATTCCTCTTTTTTCAAAAAAATATCGTGTAATTGTTCCAGATATTATTGGATTTGGATATAGTGATAAACCATTAGTTGATTATACTCCTGATTTTTTTGCAGAATTTTTGGAAAAATTTTTTATTGAATCTGGAATAAAGCGTCCAAATCTTATTGGATCTTCTTTAGGAGGACAAATTGCTGCAGAGTATACCTCTTCTCATTCTGATAATATTGAAAAACTAATTTTGGTTTCTCCAGCTGGTATTATGAAACAATCTACTCCTGCACTTGATGCATACATTATGGCTGCATTGTATCCAAATGAACAAAGTGCTAAAAATGCTTTTGAGATGATGGAAGCTTCTGGAGAAAGCCCTGATGATGCTCTAGTTAATGCATTTGTTGAAAGAATGAGATTACCAAATGCAAAACTAGCTTTTATGTCTACATTACTTGGATTAAAAAACTCTGAATCACTAACATCCAAACTTTCATCAATTTCTGTTCCTACTTTGATAATATGGGGTTCTGATGATCCTGTAATCCCGATAAATTATTCTGATGATTTTATTTCTGCTATAAAGGATTGCAGATTTTTTAGAATGGATGGGTGTGGTCACACACCTTATGTTCAAGATCCTAACACATTTGCATCTAAGGTTCTAGAATTTTTGGATTCTCCATAG
- a CDS encoding phosphoribosyltransferase, whose product MPTEQFITWNDIEYLIENLSKKISKLPRSFSSITTVSRGGLVPSRLMADHLGIKKIFVDKKKISASSLFVDDIYDSGDTFKKIISNVDDPSKLVFVTLFARRGKKYPKQLVYAKKTINDDYVVFPWDKLEFQTSKK is encoded by the coding sequence ATGCCTACTGAACAATTTATCACTTGGAATGACATAGAATATTTGATTGAGAATTTATCCAAGAAAATTTCAAAACTGCCAAGATCTTTTTCTAGTATTACTACCGTAAGTAGAGGAGGATTGGTTCCATCTCGATTAATGGCAGATCACTTAGGAATAAAAAAAATTTTTGTCGATAAAAAGAAGATTTCCGCTTCCTCTCTTTTTGTAGATGATATTTATGATTCAGGAGATACCTTCAAAAAAATTATTTCAAATGTTGATGATCCGTCAAAATTAGTTTTTGTTACTTTATTTGCTAGACGTGGTAAAAAATATCCAAAACAACTAGTTTATGCTAAAAAAACCATAAATGATGATTATGTTGTTTTTCCTTGGGATAAATTAGAATTTCAAACATCTAAAAAATAA
- a CDS encoding CoA-binding protein has protein sequence MERDDHTDDEIRNILSLKKVAVIGMSKNSSKAAHYVPKYLSDNGYDVIPINPTTDEILGKKCYDSVRNVEDDVEIIDIFRPSDEVMSVIEDAIAKKPKVIWLQEGIHNTKAEELARKEGIQVVFNRCMLAEHQRLC, from the coding sequence ATGGAAAGGGATGACCACACTGATGATGAAATTCGCAATATCTTGTCGCTAAAAAAAGTAGCAGTAATTGGAATGTCTAAGAATTCATCAAAGGCTGCTCATTACGTCCCAAAATATCTATCTGATAACGGATATGATGTAATTCCAATAAATCCCACCACTGATGAAATTCTAGGAAAAAAATGCTATGACTCAGTTCGGAATGTAGAAGATGATGTTGAAATAATTGATATCTTTAGACCTTCTGATGAGGTAATGTCTGTAATTGAGGATGCAATTGCAAAAAAACCAAAAGTGATTTGGTTGCAAGAAGGAATCCATAATACTAAAGCTGAAGAGTTGGCAAGAAAAGAAGGTATCCAAGTAGTTTTTAACAGATGTATGCTGGCAGAGCATCAGAGATTATGTTAA
- a CDS encoding biotin--[acetyl-CoA-carboxylase] ligase, producing the protein MMYNSFDNSGLVKVLTFLQTHNTEYLSGQDLSDVLRISRVAIWKHIKKIQELGYTVESKQKLGYKLTTNSNALLPWEITRGLKTKVIGQQAYYFDSINSTQIQALKMAVDSKTNGAVIVSEKQTGGKGRAGRKWISPKGGIWFSVILHPKFDITMTTLFPIGAALALSIALEKTFRISPELKWPNDVTINGKKLAGLLVDASFESNRIENLVLGIGINFDIDAKLIEKKLKGTPNFYGVASLSEQKNKARPVDLVQAFLVELEKIFQMLNQRQTKKIISEWTKRSSTIGRNVEINTSDGKINGKATKIDDDGALVISKNGNTVKIIAGDVNHLSK; encoded by the coding sequence TTGATGTATAATTCATTTGATAATTCAGGATTGGTAAAAGTCTTAACATTCTTACAAACACACAATACAGAGTATCTTTCAGGTCAGGATCTTAGCGATGTATTAAGAATTAGCAGGGTTGCAATTTGGAAGCATATTAAAAAAATTCAAGAGTTAGGATACACAGTAGAATCAAAACAAAAACTAGGTTACAAATTAACTACAAACTCTAATGCTTTACTCCCATGGGAAATTACACGTGGATTAAAAACTAAAGTGATTGGTCAGCAGGCATATTATTTTGATTCAATAAATTCAACGCAAATTCAGGCTCTGAAAATGGCAGTAGATTCAAAAACCAATGGGGCAGTGATCGTATCTGAAAAACAGACTGGAGGAAAAGGAAGAGCAGGAAGAAAATGGATTTCTCCAAAAGGAGGTATTTGGTTTTCAGTAATTTTGCATCCTAAATTTGACATCACCATGACAACATTATTTCCAATTGGAGCGGCACTAGCATTATCAATTGCGTTGGAAAAGACTTTTAGGATTTCACCTGAATTAAAATGGCCAAACGATGTAACAATTAATGGAAAAAAACTTGCAGGGTTGCTAGTTGATGCATCTTTTGAATCAAATAGAATCGAAAATCTCGTTTTAGGGATTGGAATTAATTTTGATATAGATGCAAAATTAATTGAAAAAAAATTAAAAGGTACACCAAATTTTTACGGAGTTGCATCACTAAGTGAGCAAAAAAACAAAGCTAGACCTGTGGATTTAGTACAAGCATTCTTAGTAGAATTAGAAAAGATTTTTCAAATGCTAAACCAAAGACAAACTAAAAAAATTATTTCAGAGTGGACAAAGAGATCTTCAACTATAGGAAGGAATGTAGAGATCAATACGTCTGATGGAAAAATTAATGGGAAAGCAACAAAAATTGATGATGATGGTGCCTTAGTTATTTCAAAAAATGGCAACACTGTTAAAATAATTGCTGGCGATGTGAATCATTTGTCAAAATAG
- a CDS encoding redox-regulated ATPase YchF, producing the protein MPIKLGLIGKTNTGKTTFFNSATLSSEEISSYPFTTKSPISGISHAITLCVHPEFKIQDSPNNSKCLEGWRYIPIELIDLPGLIKDAWKGKGLGNQFLSIAAQSDALLHVVDASGGIDSSGKISEVGTGDPLSDFADIEEELIMWYHKILEGNRDKISKSIRTGSDIVNALTDLYRGIGVNTTHVKESLIATNLSEKEFDDFDVADTKKLASFIRKISKPTLIVANKIDVEGADKNFARLRERYNDSIVIPVSGDSEFSLRRAEQKGLIKYSPGSEQFEIIKSDELNEKQINALNFIKKGIMGEYMRTGVQFAINVAVFKLLKMNSIYPVADEKNLADKKGRVLPDLILLKDGATINDLAKEIHTDLTKGLLYGKDLRYNLRLPVDYQLRDRDVVSLVSASKK; encoded by the coding sequence ATGCCAATCAAGCTTGGATTAATTGGTAAAACCAATACTGGTAAAACCACTTTTTTTAATTCTGCAACATTATCTTCTGAAGAAATATCTTCATATCCTTTTACTACAAAATCCCCAATTTCAGGTATATCTCATGCGATTACTTTGTGTGTTCATCCAGAATTTAAAATTCAAGATAGTCCAAATAACTCAAAATGTTTAGAAGGTTGGAGATACATTCCAATTGAACTAATTGATTTACCCGGTTTAATCAAGGATGCATGGAAAGGAAAAGGTTTAGGCAATCAATTTCTATCCATTGCTGCCCAATCAGATGCACTTCTTCATGTTGTTGACGCATCTGGTGGAATTGATTCTTCTGGGAAAATATCTGAGGTTGGAACCGGTGATCCTCTTTCTGATTTTGCCGATATTGAAGAAGAATTGATTATGTGGTATCATAAAATCTTAGAGGGAAACAGAGATAAAATATCCAAATCCATTAGAACAGGTTCAGATATTGTAAATGCGCTAACGGATCTTTATAGGGGAATTGGAGTCAATACGACTCATGTTAAAGAATCACTAATAGCTACAAATCTATCTGAAAAAGAATTTGATGACTTTGATGTTGCTGATACAAAAAAACTTGCATCATTTATTCGAAAAATATCAAAACCCACCTTGATTGTAGCAAATAAAATTGATGTGGAAGGTGCTGACAAAAATTTTGCCAGACTAAGGGAGAGATATAATGATTCTATTGTAATTCCTGTCAGTGGAGATAGTGAATTTAGCCTAAGAAGAGCTGAACAAAAGGGATTGATAAAATATTCTCCTGGTTCTGAGCAATTTGAAATAATAAAATCTGATGAACTAAATGAAAAACAAATCAATGCTTTGAATTTTATTAAAAAAGGAATAATGGGTGAATACATGAGAACCGGTGTTCAATTTGCAATTAATGTTGCAGTTTTCAAACTTCTTAAAATGAATTCAATATACCCTGTTGCAGATGAGAAAAATCTTGCAGACAAAAAAGGAAGAGTTCTGCCTGATTTAATTTTGTTAAAAGATGGAGCAACAATAAATGATCTTGCTAAAGAGATTCACACAGATCTGACAAAAGGACTACTTTATGGAAAGGATTTAAGATACAATCTAAGACTCCCAGTTGATTATCAGCTAAGAGATAGGGATGTAGTGTCTCTAGTTAGTGCCTCAAAAAAATAA
- the msrA gene encoding peptide-methionine (S)-S-oxide reductase MsrA: MKATFGAGCFWHVEDLLSKTKGVKSTTVGYTGGQLPNPTYEEVCTDQTGHAEAVEVEYDPDEISFEELLDVFWNNHNPTTLNRQGPDVGIQYRSAIFYHNDEQKEIAEKSKEKIEKSGQFDKPIVTQIVPAPTFYKAEEYHQKYFKKHGFS; this comes from the coding sequence ATGAAAGCAACTTTTGGTGCTGGGTGTTTTTGGCATGTTGAAGATTTACTTAGTAAAACAAAAGGTGTGAAATCAACAACTGTTGGATACACTGGTGGTCAATTACCTAATCCTACATACGAAGAAGTTTGTACTGATCAGACTGGACATGCAGAAGCTGTAGAAGTAGAATATGACCCTGATGAAATATCTTTTGAAGAATTATTGGATGTTTTTTGGAATAATCACAATCCTACAACATTAAATCGACAAGGCCCAGATGTAGGAATTCAATATCGCTCAGCAATTTTTTATCATAATGATGAGCAAAAAGAAATTGCTGAAAAATCTAAAGAAAAAATTGAAAAATCAGGCCAATTTGATAAGCCTATAGTGACACAAATTGTTCCTGCACCCACATTCTATAAAGCTGAAGAATATCACCAGAAATATTTCAAAAAACACGGATTCTCATAA
- a CDS encoding DUF6659 family protein codes for MDDVEKLEKICQKIDNLDPKIRSARFINNRGHLMAGGMKEGLLSLEAKKQDEMMFMELALRVRMRHEFDNEFGEVHFSMSYRDKVIIMSFPLVDDNVLLVSCEKDVDFGKIPFKILKLIASLKKSTMKTF; via the coding sequence ATGGATGATGTTGAGAAACTTGAAAAAATTTGCCAAAAAATTGATAACTTAGATCCTAAGATACGCTCTGCACGTTTTATCAATAACAGAGGCCATCTGATGGCGGGAGGCATGAAAGAAGGATTACTTTCCCTCGAAGCTAAAAAACAAGATGAGATGATGTTCATGGAACTTGCTTTACGCGTTAGAATGCGACATGAGTTTGATAATGAATTTGGAGAAGTACATTTTTCAATGTCCTATAGGGACAAAGTAATCATCATGAGTTTCCCATTGGTTGATGATAATGTCTTGTTAGTTTCCTGTGAGAAAGATGTTGATTTTGGAAAGATTCCTTTTAAAATCCTAAAATTGATTGCTTCATTGAAAAAATCTACTATGAAGACTTTCTAA
- a CDS encoding AbrB/MazE/SpoVT family DNA-binding domain-containing protein: MSGNQNLYDPTEMFKSWIQKSGRAQAEFMKNFGSLMTNQNSQNFNPLDTLREVSEKTKNAQNAVMQNMTSMQNKSMETMFSIGQMLPSFMNWGAYKTTVSSNGRISIPEAERNALGLSEGDLVQVIVLPIAKKSKTKEVKQ, translated from the coding sequence ATGAGTGGTAATCAAAACCTGTATGATCCTACTGAAATGTTCAAATCATGGATTCAAAAAAGTGGAAGAGCACAAGCCGAATTTATGAAAAATTTTGGTTCACTGATGACAAATCAAAATTCTCAAAATTTCAACCCTTTAGATACTCTTCGTGAAGTTTCTGAAAAAACAAAGAATGCTCAAAATGCTGTCATGCAAAACATGACATCTATGCAAAACAAAAGCATGGAAACAATGTTCAGTATTGGTCAAATGCTTCCCTCTTTTATGAATTGGGGGGCATACAAAACAACTGTCAGCAGTAATGGCAGAATTTCAATTCCAGAGGCAGAACGTAATGCACTCGGATTAAGTGAAGGCGACTTGGTTCAAGTTATAGTCCTTCCAATTGCAAAAAAATCAAAAACTAAGGAGGTGAAACAATGA
- a CDS encoding TFIIB-type zinc ribbon-containing protein yields the protein MLKNAMVSGPKCPACGDKKMVTDQNTGELFCGKCGFVVTDKITDTGAEWRSFANDDTNRTRVGAGTSLTMHDMGLSTVIGAVNKDSTGKPLSASMKSSIERLRTWDSRTQAHSSADRNLRQALNEMDKLKDKLALTDAVVEKAAYIYRKAMEKKLVRGRSIQGLVAACLYASCRNTETPRTLDDVAKGINIRRKDVARCYRLIFRELELKMPVVDPVRGVSRIASIAELSEKSKRKAIEILDQAKKIGMVAGKDPMGIAAAALYLACISTGEVKSQKEISIASGVTEVTIRNRCAGLRKMLNE from the coding sequence ATGCTCAAAAATGCCATGGTTTCCGGACCAAAGTGTCCCGCATGTGGAGATAAAAAAATGGTCACAGATCAAAACACAGGAGAATTGTTCTGTGGGAAATGTGGTTTTGTTGTTACAGATAAAATTACAGATACAGGTGCTGAATGGAGATCTTTTGCAAACGACGATACCAACAGAACAAGGGTTGGTGCAGGAACATCGCTTACAATGCACGATATGGGATTATCAACAGTGATTGGAGCAGTCAACAAGGACTCTACTGGAAAACCATTATCGGCAAGTATGAAAAGTTCTATTGAAAGACTTAGAACGTGGGATAGTAGAACACAAGCACATTCATCTGCAGATAGAAATCTAAGACAGGCACTAAATGAGATGGACAAGCTAAAAGATAAACTTGCTTTAACAGATGCAGTTGTAGAAAAAGCAGCTTACATTTACAGAAAAGCAATGGAGAAAAAACTGGTAAGAGGTAGATCCATTCAAGGATTAGTGGCAGCATGTCTTTATGCGTCATGTCGAAATACAGAAACACCAAGAACATTAGATGATGTTGCAAAAGGAATTAACATCAGAAGAAAAGACGTAGCAAGATGTTATAGATTAATTTTTAGAGAATTAGAATTAAAAATGCCAGTAGTAGATCCGGTTAGAGGTGTATCCAGAATTGCAAGTATTGCAGAATTAAGTGAGAAGAGTAAGCGAAAAGCAATTGAAATTTTAGATCAGGCTAAGAAAATAGGCATGGTGGCAGGAAAAGATCCGATGGGAATTGCAGCTGCTGCATTATATCTAGCATGTATTAGTACAGGAGAAGTAAAATCCCAAAAAGAAATCTCAATTGCATCGGGAGTGACTGAAGTCACTATTAGAAACAGATGTGCGGGACTAAGAAAAATGCTAAATGAATAA